One segment of Schistocerca cancellata isolate TAMUIC-IGC-003103 chromosome 2, iqSchCanc2.1, whole genome shotgun sequence DNA contains the following:
- the LOC126161665 gene encoding translation initiation factor IF-2-like produces the protein MYGRGLWLQLAALLAAAALASTNSTLNSSSNSSSPVSSGRVPSSSERFRRLIPYMTYYITQQSVAARPAAAPLPIGFYRPVTQFTGNSLYKPSPTARPQPSLPPPPLAPIPAPTPVYNAPYPQSSGDARLNALVRILAILHQARNSPQATPNAGIQALAQILAILQQSNALPAGSEAGVSAAIRPHLQQQNYHKTPAVTVYHNGHPPPASTPAPTENPSTATVPQQLLVAISPRPFAFTPGPPSATPSPLPEHVEEENDLPAYDDDDDDDDNGSTSGDYTTKEEIGNHSPDRYAAKLPHGFKPQNYYGGVTSTQIFPDPYSDGSTPGRAGVDYPTYSTIPQTSFSCKTQRYKGFFGDPETSCQVWHYCDLNGGQASFLCPNGTIFSQVALTCDWWFNVRCSSTTQLYVLNERLYKYILPVTPSFPEDFHGPLVDQYIALKFQEQEKKKQSKLKTTTSNPKKN, from the exons CATCAACGAACAGTACTCTCAACagcagtagcaacagcagcagccccGTCAGCAGTGGCCGGGTGCCCTCCAGTTCAGAACGGTTTCGGCGGCTCATCCCCTACATGACATACTACATCACGCAGCAGAGTGTGGCGGCAAGACCAGCTGCTGCACCCCTACCCATTGGCTTTTACAG ACCAGTGACGCAGTTTACCGGGAACAGCCTCTACAAGCCATCCCCCACAGCTCGACCACAGCCTTCATTGCCGCCGCCTCCTCTGGCACCCATACCAGCACCCACACCAGTGTACAATGCACCATACCCACAATCTAGTGGAGATGCACGCCTCAATGCACTAGTTCGCATACTTGCCATCCTTCACCAGGCACGCAACAGCCCGCAAGCCACGCCCAATGCAGGCATACAG GCTCTGGCGCAGATCCTCGCAATCCTACAGCAATCAAATGCATTGCCTGCAGGCTCTGAAGCAGGTGTTTCAGCAGCTATTCGTCCTCATCTTCAACAGCAGAACTATCATAAAACACCAGCtgtcacagtgtatcacaatggcCATCCACCACCTGCATCAACTCCTGCACCAACAGAGAACCCTAGTACAGCTACAGTTCCACAGCAGTTGTTGGTTGCAATTTCACCACGACCCTTTGCATTCACTCCTGGTCCACCTTCAGCTACACCTTCACCTTTACCAGAGCATGTGGAAGAAGAAAATGATCTCCctgcttatgatgatgatgatgatgatgatgacaatggcaGCACTAGTGGGGACTACACCACTAAAGAAGAGATTGGCAACCATTCACCTGACAG GTACGCTGCTAAGTTGCCACATGGTTTCAAGCCACAGAACTACTATGGTGGTGTCACAAGCACTCAAATCTTTCCTGATCCTTACTCAGATGGAAGTACACCAGGTCGAGCTGGTGTTGACTACCCCACCTACTCAACAATTCCACAAACAAGCTTCAGCTGTAAAACACAGCGTTACAAGGGATTCTTTGGTGATCCTGAAACATCTTGCCAG GTTTGGCACTACTGTGATCTCAACGGCGGACAAGCATCATTTCTCTGTCCTAATGGAACTATTTTTAGTCAagtagcactgacatgtgattggtGGTTCAACGTGCGCTGCTCATCCACAACTCAGTTGTATGTTCTGAATGAGCGCCTATACAAATACATCCTTCCAGTCACTCCCAGTTTTCCGGAGGATTTCCATGGACCTCTTGTTGACCAATACATCGCTCTCAAATTTCAAGAgcaggaaaaaaagaaacagagcaaATTAAAAACAACCACAAGTAATCCCAAGAAGAACTAA